The following are encoded in a window of Flavobacterium psychrotrophum genomic DNA:
- a CDS encoding GNAT family N-acetyltransferase, which translates to MIQPVFKPFEAADAPAVVSMMEQFYAIDGYPMDAVVSKGLFFEFIENESLGKGWVIIADGNPVGYIILTFVFSFEYAGRIAFLDELFVSETMRGQGIAKQALNFIAEAAKALSIKVVYLEIEPHNEGAKKLYLSKNFKEHKRGLMKLIP; encoded by the coding sequence ATGATACAGCCCGTATTTAAACCTTTTGAAGCTGCCGATGCCCCGGCAGTTGTCAGCATGATGGAGCAGTTTTATGCTATAGATGGGTATCCTATGGATGCTGTGGTTAGTAAAGGACTTTTTTTCGAATTTATAGAGAACGAAAGTTTGGGTAAAGGCTGGGTAATTATTGCCGATGGAAACCCTGTTGGTTATATAATATTGACCTTTGTGTTCAGTTTTGAATATGCCGGACGCATTGCATTTCTGGACGAACTTTTTGTGTCTGAAACTATGCGTGGGCAGGGTATTGCAAAGCAGGCGCTCAATTTTATTGCTGAAGCTGCCAAAGCGCTCTCAATAAAAGTTGTTTACCTGGAAATAGAACCGCACAATGAAGGAGCTAAAAAACTATACCTGTCTAAGAATTTTAAAGAGCACAAACGCGGGCTGATGAAGCTAATTCCGTAA
- a CDS encoding PH domain-containing protein produces MKEQFKKFLNEEQDPKAIEKISAKLSDLLMRNEEVGYIGVQKKPAITVFPDSIVLTNRRIIICKPKNLGLSMDFTDYPWTNIAGVFVKENILGSEFSFNTNTDLTISIDYLPKIQARKIYTFAKEQLEELKQAAKPTEVKAEDKVEEKEIPSDPPGHINDAYINEQIEEIEAEEVNDFSSLMNSAFKNESDGYKEETKAAEPVPVISDKEDKLVAKEKAGLESLTKEALFDKLQSYKRLLDNGLILQGEYDALKKEILAHL; encoded by the coding sequence ATGAAAGAGCAGTTTAAAAAGTTTCTTAACGAAGAGCAGGACCCTAAAGCCATCGAAAAAATATCAGCCAAACTCAGCGATCTCCTTATGAGAAATGAAGAGGTGGGCTACATAGGTGTACAGAAAAAACCGGCCATTACTGTTTTTCCTGACAGTATAGTGCTTACCAACAGGCGTATTATCATCTGCAAGCCAAAAAACCTGGGGCTGAGCATGGATTTTACCGATTATCCGTGGACAAACATCGCGGGTGTTTTTGTAAAAGAGAACATACTGGGCTCTGAATTTTCGTTCAATACCAATACAGATCTTACTATTTCTATAGATTACCTGCCCAAGATACAGGCACGCAAAATATACACTTTTGCCAAAGAACAGCTTGAAGAACTTAAGCAGGCTGCGAAACCTACTGAGGTTAAAGCTGAAGATAAGGTTGAGGAAAAAGAAATTCCATCTGACCCGCCGGGGCACATCAATGATGCTTATATTAACGAGCAGATAGAAGAAATAGAGGCTGAAGAGGTAAACGATTTTTCATCTCTTATGAACAGTGCTTTTAAGAATGAAAGTGATGGCTACAAAGAAGAAACTAAAGCTGCCGAGCCTGTACCGGTTATTTCAGATAAAGAAGATAAGCTTGTAGCCAAAGAAAAAGCAGGGCTTGAAAGCCTGACTAAAGAGGCACTTTTTGATAAGCTGCAAAGCTATAAAAGGCTGCTTGATAACGGACTGATATTACAGGGTGAATACGATGCCCTTAAAAAAGAAATACTCGCCCATTTATAA
- a CDS encoding polyprenyl synthetase family protein, whose product MKITEQIKQPISAEMELFEKKFHESMSSKVALLNRITYYIVNRKGKQMRPMFVFLTAKMVSGGLVNERTYRGASVIELIHTATLVHDDVVDDSNRRRGFFSLNALWKNKIAVLVGDYLLSKGLLLSIDHGDFDLLRIISVAVREMSEGELLQIEKARRLDITEDIYYEIIRQKTATLIAACCSLGATSVNPDSEDTEKMRKFGELIGMAFQIKDDLFDYTDDAIGKPTGIDIKEQKMTLPLIYALNNCSKAEKKWVINSVKNHNKDKKRVKEVIDFVTNKGGLSYAEQKMAQYQEEALQLLSGYPSSPYKDALVLMVNYVIERKI is encoded by the coding sequence ATGAAAATCACCGAGCAAATAAAACAGCCCATCTCGGCCGAAATGGAACTTTTTGAAAAAAAGTTCCACGAGTCGATGTCTTCAAAAGTGGCGTTGCTCAACCGCATTACCTACTACATAGTAAATCGTAAGGGCAAGCAAATGCGCCCTATGTTTGTGTTTCTTACAGCCAAGATGGTAAGTGGTGGGCTGGTTAACGAGCGCACTTATCGTGGTGCTTCGGTAATAGAGCTTATCCATACCGCAACGCTGGTGCATGATGATGTGGTAGACGACTCTAACCGCCGCCGTGGCTTCTTTTCGCTTAATGCCCTGTGGAAGAATAAGATTGCGGTGCTGGTGGGCGACTACCTGCTGTCTAAAGGTTTGCTGCTTAGTATAGATCATGGCGATTTCGATTTGCTGCGTATTATATCTGTTGCGGTGCGCGAAATGAGTGAGGGCGAACTTTTACAAATTGAAAAAGCGCGCAGGCTCGATATTACTGAGGATATTTATTATGAAATTATCCGCCAAAAGACCGCTACGCTTATTGCGGCCTGTTGTTCCCTGGGTGCTACATCTGTAAACCCTGATAGTGAAGATACCGAGAAGATGCGCAAATTTGGCGAACTTATAGGTATGGCGTTCCAGATAAAAGATGACCTTTTTGATTATACTGATGATGCCATTGGTAAACCAACAGGTATTGACATTAAAGAGCAAAAGATGACGCTTCCGCTAATTTATGCCCTTAACAACTGCTCTAAAGCAGAAAAAAAATGGGTAATAAATTCGGTTAAAAACCACAACAAAGATAAAAAGCGGGTTAAGGAGGTTATCGATTTTGTAACAAACAAAGGCGGGCTTTCTTACGCCGAACAAAAAATGGCGCAGTACCAGGAAGAGGCTTTGCAGTTGCTATCAGGCTATCCATCTTCTCCTTATAAAGATGCACTCGTACTTATGGTAAATTACGTTATTGAGCGTAAGATATAA
- a CDS encoding 3-deoxy-D-manno-octulosonic acid transferase: protein MLFVYSLLTHIAGYLLKIVALFNHKMKLFVTGRKDVFTTLAQKINATDKVIWFHAASLGEYEQGLPIMEKMRELYPAHKILLTFFSPSGYEIRKNTKAADVVVYLPLDTLSNAKKFIQLAHPDMAFFIKYEFWPNYLNELKKYNTKTYLISGLFRPNQAFFKWYGSTYRNAFKVFKHFFVQYESSKTLLATIGFTNVTVSGDTRYDRVSRILEQDNKLPFIEEFIDGKTTVVFGSSWPKDESMFTDFINSAVNTKFIIAPHTFGESHMADLQKNIKRNVIFYTEKDGENLAEYDVLIVNTIGLLGKIYSYADVAYVGGGFGSSGLHNILEPAAFGVPIIIGPNHTKFPEAIALVEDGGVIAVSDKPEMEEALSNLVYNDAYRQEKGLIAGAFVRNNRGAINIIINHIQNDTARI, encoded by the coding sequence ATGCTTTTCGTATACAGCCTGCTTACCCACATTGCCGGATACCTCCTTAAAATAGTGGCGCTTTTTAACCACAAAATGAAACTTTTTGTAACCGGCAGGAAAGACGTTTTTACTACACTGGCACAAAAAATAAACGCTACTGATAAAGTGATCTGGTTTCATGCTGCATCGCTTGGAGAGTATGAACAGGGTTTGCCTATCATGGAAAAGATGCGCGAACTATACCCGGCACATAAAATACTGCTTACTTTTTTTTCGCCGTCGGGCTATGAGATCCGAAAGAATACCAAGGCTGCCGATGTGGTAGTATACCTGCCGCTTGATACATTGAGCAATGCCAAAAAGTTTATACAGCTCGCACACCCTGATATGGCCTTTTTTATAAAATATGAATTTTGGCCAAATTACCTTAACGAGCTCAAGAAATACAATACAAAAACCTATCTCATTTCAGGCCTTTTTCGGCCAAATCAGGCGTTCTTTAAATGGTATGGCAGTACTTATCGCAATGCTTTTAAGGTGTTTAAACACTTTTTTGTGCAGTATGAGAGTTCTAAAACACTGCTCGCTACCATTGGCTTTACTAATGTAACGGTGAGTGGCGATACACGATACGACCGCGTGAGCCGTATTTTAGAACAGGATAATAAACTGCCGTTTATAGAAGAATTTATTGATGGCAAAACAACAGTTGTTTTTGGGAGTTCCTGGCCAAAGGATGAGAGTATGTTTACCGATTTTATAAACAGTGCTGTTAATACCAAATTCATTATTGCACCGCATACCTTTGGCGAAAGCCATATGGCTGACCTGCAAAAGAACATAAAACGCAACGTGATTTTCTATACCGAAAAGGATGGGGAAAACCTGGCTGAATACGATGTACTTATCGTAAATACCATTGGGCTTTTAGGTAAAATATACAGCTATGCCGATGTGGCTTATGTAGGTGGTGGCTTTGGTTCATCTGGTCTGCACAATATACTGGAGCCTGCTGCTTTTGGTGTGCCTATTATTATTGGGCCTAATCATACTAAATTTCCCGAGGCTATTGCACTGGTTGAAGATGGTGGCGTTATTGCTGTAAGTGATAAGCCTGAAATGGAGGAGGCTCTTAGTAACTTAGTATATAATGATGCCTACAGGCAGGAAAAAGGCCTGATAGCCGGTGCTTTTGTGCGAAATAACCGTGGTGCTATAAATATTATAATTAACCATATTCAGAATGATACAGCCCGTATTTAA
- a CDS encoding cyclase family protein, with protein sequence MLATIDHKEKSYKVDFSKPIDISIPLTGDSQNPIAWYLEHPIIRPVAIDNWVGKVSEGASTNFNNIAFNPHAHGTHTECLGHITNDFYSINKTLVKFFFMAELISVTPEVQGDDNVITKAQIENKLNGKTPEALVIRTLPNKADKQHKNYSHTNPPYLEAAAADYIRECGIDHLLIDLPSVDREEDEGRLGAHKAFWNITDVQGLNADARRHATITEMIFVPDAVLDGTYLLNIQIASFENDASPSKPVLYRLF encoded by the coding sequence ATGCTTGCTACTATAGACCATAAAGAGAAAAGTTATAAAGTAGACTTTTCTAAACCCATTGATATTTCGATACCACTAACCGGCGATAGCCAAAACCCAATTGCCTGGTATTTAGAACACCCTATTATACGCCCCGTAGCTATAGATAACTGGGTGGGCAAGGTAAGCGAGGGTGCATCAACAAATTTTAATAACATAGCCTTTAATCCGCACGCGCACGGTACACACACCGAATGCCTGGGGCATATTACCAACGATTTTTACAGCATCAACAAAACGCTGGTCAAGTTCTTCTTTATGGCAGAGCTGATATCGGTTACGCCTGAAGTGCAGGGCGATGACAATGTTATAACTAAAGCGCAGATAGAGAATAAGCTAAACGGTAAAACCCCTGAGGCACTTGTAATCCGAACGCTACCTAATAAAGCCGACAAGCAACATAAAAATTACAGCCATACCAATCCGCCTTATCTTGAAGCCGCTGCGGCAGATTATATCCGTGAATGCGGTATTGATCACCTGCTTATCGACCTGCCTAGTGTAGACCGCGAGGAAGATGAAGGCAGGCTGGGGGCACACAAAGCTTTCTGGAATATTACCGATGTTCAGGGATTAAACGCAGATGCCCGCCGTCATGCCACGATTACTGAAATGATCTTTGTGCCCGATGCTGTTCTTGACGGTACGTATCTGTTAAATATTCAGATTGCTTCTTTTGAAAATGATGCCAGCCCGAGTAAGCCTGTTCTTTATAGATTATTTTAA
- a CDS encoding enoyl-CoA hydratase/isomerase family protein, with protein MEAFVTSEIAGGVGTVTFFHPQGNSMPGVQLARLAAEIKSLGDNPDVRVIVLKSGGEKAFCAGASFSELLSITNEADGKAFFSGFANVINAMRKAPKLVIARIQGRAVGGGVGLAAAADYTLATEAAAVKLSELTIGIGPFVISPAVERKIGTSAFMRMSINATQFYSAAWAHEKNLYAEVFDTIEALDGAVAALAGKLSAYNPEAMKLLKQVAWEGTENWDALLAERAEMSGKLVLSDFTKQALNALKGS; from the coding sequence ATGGAAGCATTTGTAACTTCAGAAATTGCGGGAGGTGTAGGTACCGTTACGTTTTTTCATCCGCAGGGCAATTCTATGCCCGGTGTACAACTGGCGCGCCTGGCTGCCGAGATTAAGAGCCTTGGTGACAATCCTGATGTTCGTGTAATTGTGCTTAAAAGCGGGGGCGAAAAAGCCTTTTGTGCCGGGGCATCGTTTAGCGAACTGCTAAGTATTACCAATGAGGCTGATGGTAAGGCGTTTTTTTCCGGGTTTGCCAATGTTATCAATGCTATGCGAAAGGCGCCCAAACTGGTTATTGCCCGTATACAGGGCAGGGCAGTGGGTGGTGGTGTAGGCCTTGCCGCTGCGGCTGATTACACACTTGCGACAGAAGCCGCTGCTGTAAAACTGAGCGAACTGACCATAGGCATAGGGCCGTTTGTAATTAGCCCTGCCGTAGAGCGTAAAATAGGTACGTCTGCATTTATGCGCATGAGTATTAATGCAACCCAATTTTACAGTGCAGCATGGGCACACGAGAAAAACCTGTATGCAGAGGTATTCGACACAATCGAGGCACTTGACGGAGCTGTTGCTGCACTTGCGGGTAAATTGTCAGCTTACAATCCTGAAGCTATGAAGCTATTAAAGCAGGTAGCCTGGGAGGGAACCGAAAACTGGGATGCACTGCTTGCCGAACGTGCGGAAATGAGTGGTAAGTTGGTGTTGTCTGACTTTACAAAACAGGCGCTGAATGCGCTAAAAGGTTCGTAG
- a CDS encoding DegT/DnrJ/EryC1/StrS family aminotransferase has protein sequence MKKIQMVDLKSQYDQIKDTVNASIQEVLDTTSYINGPQVHKFQKDLEDYLGAKHVIPCANGTDALQIAMMGLGLKPGDEVITADFTFAATVEVIALLQLTPVLVDVDADTYNISIEAIKKAITPKTKAIVPVHLFGQAANMEAILAIAKEHNLYVIEDNAQAIGANYKYADGSKKKAGVIGDVASTSFFPSKNLGCYGDGGAIFTNDDELAHTLRGIVNHGMYVRYHHDVVGVNSRLDSIQAAVLNAKLPNLDSYNKARSEAAAKYSAAFAGHTNIVTPVITGDEDSHVFHQYVMRVLNTDRDALLQHLLDKGIPCAIYYPIPLHSQKAYADARYNEADFPVTNQLVKEVIALPMHTELDDEQIAFITGAVLEFLK, from the coding sequence ATGAAAAAAATACAAATGGTCGACCTGAAAAGCCAGTACGACCAGATTAAAGATACCGTAAACGCTTCTATTCAGGAAGTGCTTGACACCACCTCTTACATCAACGGCCCACAAGTGCATAAATTTCAGAAAGACCTGGAAGACTACCTTGGTGCTAAGCACGTTATACCGTGTGCTAACGGTACAGATGCACTACAAATAGCCATGATGGGCCTTGGCCTGAAACCCGGCGACGAGGTTATAACTGCCGACTTTACCTTTGCTGCAACCGTAGAAGTTATAGCCCTGCTGCAACTTACTCCGGTACTGGTAGATGTAGATGCTGACACTTACAACATTTCTATCGAAGCTATTAAAAAAGCCATTACACCAAAAACCAAAGCCATCGTTCCGGTGCACCTTTTTGGGCAGGCAGCTAATATGGAAGCCATTCTGGCGATAGCCAAAGAACACAACCTGTATGTTATTGAAGATAACGCTCAGGCCATAGGCGCGAATTATAAGTATGCCGATGGTTCTAAAAAGAAAGCCGGGGTTATAGGCGATGTAGCTTCTACATCATTCTTCCCATCTAAAAACCTGGGGTGCTATGGCGATGGCGGTGCTATTTTTACAAATGATGATGAACTGGCACATACCCTGCGCGGGATTGTAAACCACGGTATGTATGTGCGCTACCACCACGATGTTGTGGGTGTAAACTCCCGTTTAGACAGCATACAGGCGGCAGTGCTTAATGCAAAGCTACCTAACCTTGACAGTTACAACAAAGCCCGTAGCGAAGCTGCTGCTAAATATAGTGCTGCATTTGCCGGCCATACAAATATTGTTACTCCTGTAATAACAGGAGATGAAGACAGCCACGTTTTTCACCAGTATGTAATGCGTGTACTAAATACAGACCGCGATGCCCTGCTACAGCACCTGCTGGACAAAGGCATACCATGCGCTATTTACTACCCAATACCGCTACACAGCCAGAAAGCATATGCAGATGCCCGCTATAACGAGGCAGATTTTCCGGTAACAAACCAGCTGGTAAAAGAAGTTATTGCCCTGCCAATGCACACGGAGCTTGACGATGAGCAAATAGCTTTTATAACCGGTGCAGTACTTGAATTCCTGAAATAA
- a CDS encoding MmcQ/YjbR family DNA-binding protein gives MTITDFYDFCLAKKGVTEHFPFDEDTLVFKVGGKMFALSSLSEWEKGSPSMNLKCDPERALELRAEYDGINPGFHMSKVHWNTITVNSDVPVKLLRELITHSYELIFNSLTKKLQAEILQKDN, from the coding sequence ATGACCATAACCGACTTTTACGATTTTTGCCTTGCCAAAAAAGGTGTTACAGAACATTTTCCGTTTGATGAGGATACGCTTGTGTTTAAGGTGGGCGGTAAGATGTTTGCACTCTCGTCACTTTCTGAATGGGAGAAAGGCAGTCCGTCTATGAACCTTAAGTGCGACCCGGAACGGGCTTTAGAACTCCGTGCCGAATATGATGGTATTAATCCCGGTTTCCATATGAGCAAGGTACACTGGAATACTATTACAGTAAACAGCGATGTGCCTGTTAAGCTGCTGCGCGAACTTATTACGCATTCTTACGAGCTTATATTTAACAGCCTGACCAAAAAACTACAGGCAGAAATTTTGCAAAAAGATAACTAA
- the hemW gene encoding radical SAM family heme chaperone HemW has protein sequence MAGIYIHIPFCRQACHYCDFHFSTSMKNRDDMVLALAKEIALRKDELGGEVIETIYFGGGTPSVLSNEQTRFLLDAVYQNHTVIANPEVTLEANPDDLSPSRITELANSQINRLSIGVQSFFEEDLKMMNRAHNATQAEQCLTEAVKYFDNITLDLIYGIPGMDNHRWMQNVEKALSFGIPHISSYALTVEPKTALHTLVKKGIISAPSDEAAHEQFLLLADRLEQEGFVHYELSNFGKPEYFSKNNTAYWLGKKYLGIGPSAHSYNGTHRSWNVANNNLYLRKVQEGVLPLESEELSVTDRYNEYVMTGLRTIWGVDVLKVQENFGNAFSDYLLKEATPFVHQQLLSFENNILKTTRAGKFLADGIASDLFFVNLE, from the coding sequence ATGGCGGGCATTTACATCCACATTCCGTTTTGCAGGCAGGCATGCCATTATTGCGATTTCCATTTTTCTACTTCCATGAAAAACCGGGACGATATGGTTTTGGCTTTAGCCAAAGAAATTGCCCTGCGCAAAGACGAATTAGGCGGTGAAGTTATCGAAACCATTTACTTTGGCGGTGGTACACCCTCGGTACTTAGCAATGAACAAACACGGTTTTTATTAGATGCCGTATACCAAAACCATACGGTTATTGCTAATCCTGAAGTGACCCTCGAAGCCAATCCGGATGATTTATCGCCCTCCCGAATTACCGAATTAGCAAATTCACAAATTAACAGGTTAAGCATTGGTGTGCAGTCCTTTTTTGAGGAAGACCTTAAAATGATGAACCGTGCGCACAATGCCACGCAGGCAGAGCAATGTCTTACAGAAGCTGTAAAGTATTTTGATAACATTACACTCGACCTTATTTATGGTATTCCCGGTATGGATAACCACCGATGGATGCAGAATGTAGAAAAGGCGCTGTCGTTTGGCATTCCGCACATATCAAGTTATGCCCTTACGGTAGAGCCTAAAACGGCATTGCATACGCTGGTTAAAAAAGGTATTATTTCTGCACCAAGTGATGAAGCAGCGCATGAGCAGTTTTTGTTATTGGCTGATAGGCTGGAGCAGGAAGGCTTTGTGCATTATGAGCTGTCAAACTTTGGTAAGCCTGAATATTTTTCAAAGAATAATACAGCCTACTGGCTGGGTAAAAAGTACCTGGGTATAGGCCCATCGGCGCATAGTTACAACGGTACCCACCGCAGCTGGAATGTAGCTAATAATAACCTGTATCTCCGGAAAGTACAAGAAGGTGTTTTGCCTCTTGAATCAGAAGAGCTTTCTGTAACAGATCGTTATAATGAATATGTAATGACGGGGCTGCGTACCATTTGGGGTGTAGATGTCTTGAAAGTACAAGAAAATTTTGGAAATGCCTTCTCAGATTATTTGCTTAAAGAGGCGACGCCTTTTGTACACCAGCAACTGCTTTCTTTTGAAAATAACATCCTTAAAACCACCCGTGCCGGAAAGTTCCTGGCCGATGGCATAGCCAGCGATTTGTTTTTTGTAAATTTGGAGTAG
- a CDS encoding DUF4260 domain-containing protein has protein sequence MKQLIQLEEAALFALGIYGFSLLPFAWWWFSVLILVPDFSMLGYLAGNRVGAWAYNLFHHRAVAVVVYILGIYTGNALIQLAGVILFAHSSMDRMFGYGLKYERGFKFTHLGEIGKKT, from the coding sequence ATGAAACAGCTTATTCAGTTAGAGGAAGCAGCATTATTTGCATTAGGTATTTATGGGTTTAGCCTGTTGCCGTTTGCGTGGTGGTGGTTTTCTGTGCTTATACTGGTGCCTGATTTTTCCATGCTTGGTTACCTTGCAGGAAATCGTGTAGGGGCATGGGCATACAATCTGTTCCATCATAGGGCGGTTGCTGTAGTAGTTTATATTTTGGGTATTTATACAGGGAATGCATTAATCCAACTTGCAGGTGTTATCCTATTTGCGCATTCGAGTATGGACAGGATGTTTGGCTACGGCCTTAAATATGAACGTGGATTTAAATTTACCCATTTGGGTGAGATAGGGAAGAAGACATAG
- the ruvC gene encoding crossover junction endodeoxyribonuclease RuvC, whose protein sequence is MANERIILGIDPGTTIMGFGLIRVVNKSMQFIQLNELQLSKYDDHYLKLKLIFERTIELIDTHNPDEIAIEAPFFGKNVQSMLKLGRAQGVAMAAGLSRDIPVTEYEPKKIKMAITGNGNASKEQVAKMLQQLLGLKELPKNLDSTDGLAAAVCHHFNTGKPTVAGKSYTGWDAFIKQNPDKVK, encoded by the coding sequence TTGGCAAACGAACGTATTATATTAGGCATTGACCCCGGAACGACCATTATGGGCTTTGGCCTTATAAGGGTGGTTAACAAATCGATGCAATTTATCCAGCTGAATGAATTGCAGCTTAGTAAATATGACGACCATTACCTAAAGCTAAAACTCATCTTTGAACGTACAATAGAACTTATTGATACCCATAACCCGGATGAGATAGCCATTGAGGCGCCATTTTTTGGTAAGAATGTACAGAGTATGCTCAAGCTGGGAAGGGCTCAGGGCGTTGCTATGGCGGCAGGGCTTTCGCGCGACATCCCGGTTACAGAGTATGAACCAAAAAAGATAAAAATGGCCATAACCGGCAACGGTAATGCCAGTAAAGAACAGGTGGCTAAAATGCTGCAACAGCTTTTAGGTTTAAAAGAACTGCCTAAAAACCTGGATAGCACCGATGGCCTTGCAGCAGCCGTATGCCATCATTTTAATACGGGTAAACCTACCGTGGCGGGTAAAAGCTACACCGGTTGGGATGCCTTTATAAAACAAAACCCCGATAAGGTGAAGTAG
- the galE gene encoding UDP-glucose 4-epimerase GalE — MKILVTGGLGFIGSHTVVELQNTGFDVVVIDDLSNASIEVLEGIEAITGKKPEFEQIDLRDKAAVQNFFKKYSDVRGAIHFAASKAVGESVQNPLLYYENNLGALVYILQELQKKDAANFIFSSSCTVYGQAEKMPISESTPVQPAMSPYGNTKKIGEEIIHDVAKVSNITAILLRYFNPVGAHPSANIGELPLGVPQNLVPFITQTAMGLRQELSVFGNDYPTPDGTCVRDYIHVVDLAKAHVIALKRLVEKNNTEKVEVFNLGTGKGNSVLEVINAFEAATGEKLNYKIVPRREGDVTEAYADTTKANEVLGWNAELSLDEALASAWKWEKKVRGDGK; from the coding sequence ATGAAAATACTTGTAACCGGCGGCCTGGGCTTTATAGGATCGCACACTGTTGTAGAACTTCAGAACACAGGTTTTGATGTAGTGGTTATCGACGACCTTTCTAACGCTTCTATAGAAGTCCTTGAAGGCATTGAGGCTATTACCGGAAAAAAGCCTGAATTTGAACAGATCGACCTGCGCGACAAGGCGGCCGTACAGAACTTCTTTAAAAAATACAGCGATGTAAGAGGCGCCATACATTTTGCTGCAAGTAAGGCTGTAGGCGAAAGTGTGCAAAACCCGCTACTTTATTACGAAAACAACCTTGGCGCCTTAGTATATATTCTTCAGGAGTTACAGAAAAAGGATGCCGCTAATTTTATCTTTAGTTCATCGTGTACCGTTTATGGCCAGGCAGAAAAGATGCCAATATCTGAAAGTACGCCAGTACAGCCTGCCATGAGTCCTTACGGCAATACAAAAAAAATAGGCGAAGAGATAATACATGATGTTGCTAAAGTAAGCAACATCACTGCAATATTACTACGCTACTTTAACCCGGTTGGAGCACATCCGTCGGCTAATATTGGCGAGCTTCCGCTTGGTGTACCGCAAAACCTTGTGCCGTTTATTACACAAACCGCCATGGGGCTTCGCCAGGAACTATCGGTTTTTGGAAATGATTACCCAACGCCGGATGGCACCTGCGTACGCGATTACATACATGTGGTAGACCTTGCAAAGGCACACGTTATTGCGCTGAAACGCCTGGTTGAAAAGAACAATACCGAAAAAGTGGAGGTATTTAACCTTGGCACCGGCAAAGGCAACTCAGTACTTGAAGTAATTAATGCTTTTGAGGCTGCTACCGGCGAAAAGCTGAACTATAAAATAGTGCCGCGCCGCGAAGGCGACGTTACCGAAGCGTATGCCGACACTACTAAAGCCAATGAAGTATTAGGCTGGAACGCCGAACTTTCTTTAGACGAAGCGCTTGCCTCTGCCTGGAAATGGGAGAAGAAAGTACGCGGAGACGGTAAGTAG